The proteins below are encoded in one region of Phyllopteryx taeniolatus isolate TA_2022b chromosome 11, UOR_Ptae_1.2, whole genome shotgun sequence:
- the LOC133485715 gene encoding uncharacterized protein LOC133485715: MEMDNYSIKAEVILPTVQKYFERILPAQWSMLAAGTIDSATQVILADMCTDITQKLCADTIRVIIPEFKQRIQSADKKRTKLKVEGGLSTAFASALGVPEQRSKSSQKLDSLFKREISQRVNHTLSAATSTDSQLVPLIYIPGTFTKIEVLAKMVLLACGALKVYLSKMAIYTKCFRPCWRQKTSQEPPRDSKCGNVCIFNREETTEAVMNILRRWTDGEEESLSLRTNRELKKTAAEIVTTIIDDLHCPDPSEEGRSRSSTPHFNLGLIKDQLCEFFESCVSPNSSNESSRKRNFLNFCQKKFDELTFELQKVRCRCMRLEEELSRCGTLTPDGDNLLSFQGIQPDLEDVFHKVALPAGAASIDVDKLRHEADKFSLDLADKLYHYMTANRTTVQSDAVWRRYSEPLILEVDEEKPENIQVLHKIVEDTATKFVQQLLLWLKMEPVTRGNHADEVYGCLNDIDTLIAGTVIPRAKEEDLDDTRPKSTSSHVRNAHPPSTREETVTVESGISQKTETDGAQGKTPPSGVVRVAWPSPLRPPSAQETRLHRDASRSRSPSSRATSRSSVSMEEMVTSLVAVLVVRLLTRLQKKHKQVVLSRDTLPIIQRLTKKVLQDPRLCVITEANIYSVNKLMKAVVRELLREFNSTRQLLEAFLSDELRFDNTLLELLMFNLDALKAPQRRRTPKFFAAVRRVFLWTFCRRSSSSRQEILAYTETDSGKSASV, encoded by the coding sequence ATGGAGATGGACAACTACTCCATCAAGGCGGAAGTCATCCTCCCGACGGTGCAGAAATACTTTGAGCGCATCCTGCCGGCGCAGTGGAGCATGCTGGCCGCGGGGACCATCGACTCGGCCACGCAGGTCATCCTGGCGGACATGTGCACGGACATCACGCAGAAACTCTGCGCGGACACCATTCGGGTCATCATCCCGGAGTTTAAGCAGCGCATTCAGAGTGCCGACAAGAAAAGAACGAAGCTCAAAGTGGAAGGCGGACTGAGCACCGCGTTCGCGTCGGCGCTCGGCGTCCCCGAGCAGCGCAGCAAAAGTTCCCAAAAGCTGGACTCTCTCTTCAAGAGGGAGATCTCTCAGCGGGTCAATCACACTTTGTCCGCCGCCACCAGCACTGACAGTCAGCTGGTGCCTCTGATTTACATCCCGGGAACCTTCACCAAGATAGAAGTTCTGGCCAAGATGGTGCTGCTGGCCTGTGGCGCTCTCAAGGTTTACCTGAGCAAGATGGCCATTTACACAAAGTGCTTCAGACCGTGCTGGCGCCAAAAGACCAGCCAAGAACCCCCCCGTGACTCCAAGTGCGGGAACGTGTGCATATTTAACCGGGAAGAAACCACGGAGGCCGTGATGAACATCCTGCGCAGGTGGACCGACGGCGAGGAGGAGTCCCTCTCACTCAGGACAAATCGGGAACTGAAGAAAACGGCAGCGGAAATCGTGACAACCATCATCGACGACCTGCACTGCCCCGACCCCTCGGAGGAGGGACGCAGTCGCTCCTCTACGCCTCATTTCAATCTGGGGCTGATAAAGGATCAACTCTGTGAGTTCTTTGAATCCTGCGTCTCGCCCAACAGCAGCAATGAATCTTCTCGCAAACGCAACTTTTTGAACTTTTGCCAAAAGAAGTTTGACGAACTGACATTTGAACTGCAGAAGGTCCGGTGTCGCTGCATGCGCTTGGAAGAAGAGCTGTCCCGATGTGGGACCCTAACACCAGATGGTGATAATCTGCTCAGCTTCCAGGGAATCCAGCCCGATCTTGAGGATGTGTTCCACAAAGTAGCGCTACCAGCGGGAGCCGCCAGCATAGATGTGGACAAGCTACGACACGAAGCCGACAAGTTCTCACTAGACCTGGCGGATAAACTCTACCATTACATGACCGCCAACCGGACCACCGTCCAATCAGATGCAGTGTGGAGGCGCTACTCAGAGCCACTCATCTTGGAGGTGGACGAGGAAAAACCGGAGAACATCCAAGTTCTGCACAAGATCGTAGAAGACACCGCTACAAAGTTTGTACAGCAGCTGCTGCTCTGGCTCAAGATGGAACCGGTGACGAGGGGGAACCACGCCGACGAGGTCTACGGTTGCTTGAACGACATCGACACGCTCATCGCAGGAACCGTGATCCCACGAGCAAAAGAGGAAGACCTGGATGACACCAGGCCCAAGAGCACGAGCTCGCACGTACGAAACGCGCACCCACCTTCCACGCGGGAAGAGACGGTCACCGTGGAAAGCGGGATCAGTCAAAAAACGGAGACGGACGGCGCCCAAGGAAAGACTCCACCCTCTGGCGTCGTACGCGTCGCTTGGCCGTCGCCACTCCGCCCGCCTTCCGCGCAGGAGACGCGCTTGCACCGGGACGCCTCCCGGTCGAGGAGTCCGTCCTCACGTGCGACGTCGCGCAGCTCGGTCTCCATGGAGGAGATGGTCACGTCGCTCGTGGCGGTGCTCGTCGTCCGGCTGCTGACCCGCCTTCAAAAGAAACACAAGCAGGTAGTTCTCTCCCGCGACACCCTGCCAATCATCCAGCGTCTGACCAAGAAGGTGCTGCAGGACCCGCGCTTATGCGTCATCACCGAGGCCAACATTTACAGCGTCAACAAGCTGATGAAGGCCGTCGTCCGGGAGCTGCTGCGAGAGTTCAACAGTACGCGCCAGCTGCTGGAGGCCTTCCTGTCCGACGAGCTGCGTTTTGACAACACCCTGCTGGAGCTGCTGATGTTCAACCTGGATGCGCTGAAAGCGCCCCAGCGACGCAGGACGCCAAAGTTCTTCGCCGCTGTGCGCAGGGTTTTCCTTTGGACTTTCTGTAGACGCTCCTCGAGCAGCAGGCAGGAAATCCTGGCGTATACCGAGACGGACTCGGGGAAGAGTGCCAGCGTTTAA
- the LOC133485717 gene encoding uncharacterized protein LOC133485717 — MEMDNYSIKAEVILPTVQKYFERILPAQWSMLAAGTVDSATQVILADMCTDITQKLCADTVRVIIPAFKQRAQSADKKRTKLKVEGGLSTAFASALGVPEQPSKSSQKLDSLFRRELSQRVNHTLSAATSADSQLVPLIYIPGTFTKIEVLAKMVLLACGALKVYLSKMAIYTKCFRPCWRQKTRQEPPRDSKCGNVCIFNREETTEAVMNILRRWTDGEEESLSLRTNRELKKTAAEIVTTIIDDLHCPDPSEEGRSRSSTPHFNLGLIKDQLCEFFESCVPCTNSSNESSRKRNFLNFCQKTFKALSSELQRVRCRSMRMRWEEEIRLPGSVPQTPQPNAELSFQGLRSGLEGVFHKVALPTGDASVDVDTVQREADEFSRDLADQIYHYMTADHTTVRSAAVWRHFSELLILKVDEKNMEDVQVLHKMVDDAATKFVQQLLLWLKMEPVTRGNRADEIYGCLNDIDTLITGTVIPQKIPAACLQDRHGPRPETPPANEESSDELSFSLRRAWASSHRPSSAAVERPQRGKEFVFLDEIWS, encoded by the coding sequence ATGGAGATGGACAACTACTCCATCAAGGCGGAAGTCATCCTCCCGACGGTGCAGAAATACTTTGAGCGCATCCTGCCGGCGCAGTGGAGCATGCTGGCCGCGGGGACCGTCGACTCGGCCACGCAGGTCATCCTGGCGGACATGTGCACGGACATCACGCAGAAACTCTGCGCGGACACCGTTCGGGTCATCATCCCGGCGTTTAAGCAGCGCGCTCAGAGTGCCGACAAGAAAAGAACGAAGCTCAAAGTGGAAGGCGGACTGAGCACCGCGTTCGCGTCGGCGCTCGGCGTCCCCGAGCAGCCGAGCAAAAGTTCCCAAAAGCTGGACTCTCTCTTCAGGAGGGAGCTCTCTCAGCGGGTCAATCACACTTTGTCCGCCGCCACCAGCGCTGACAGTCAGCTGGTGCCTCTGATTTACATCCCGGGAACCTTCACCAAGATAGAAGTTCTGGCCAAGATGGTGCTGCTGGCCTGTGGCGCTCTCAAGGTTTACCTGAGCAAGATGGCCATTTACACAAAGTGCTTCAGACCGTGCTGGCGCCAAAAGACCAGACAAGAACCCCCCCGTGACTCCAAGTGCGGGAACGTGTGCATATTTAACCGGGAAGAAACCACGGAGGCCGTGATGAACATCCTGCGCAGGTGGACCGACGGCGAGGAGGAGTCCCTCTCACTCAGGACAAATCGGGAACTGAAGAAAACGGCAGCGGAAATCGTGACAACCATCATCGACGACCTGCACTGCCCCGACCCCTCGGAGGAGGGACGCAGTCGCTCCTCTACGCCTCATTTCAATCTGGGGCTGATAAAGGATCAACTCTGTGAGTTCTTTGAGTCTTGTGTGCCATGCACCAACAGCAGCAATGAATCTTCTCGCAAACGCAACTTTTTGAACTTTTGCCAAAAGACTTTCAAAGCGCTGTCCTCTGAGCTGCAGAGGGTCCGGTGTCGCTCCATGCGTATGCGCTGGGAAGAGGAGATCCGCCTACCTGGCAGCGTACCGCAGACTCCCCAGCCAAACGCCGAGCTCAGCTTCCAGGGGCTGCGGTCAGGTCTCGAGGGCGTGTTCCACAAAGTGGCGCTACCGACGGGGGACGCTAGTGTAGATGTGGACACAGTGCAACGGGAAGCAGACGAGTTCTCGCGAGACCTGGCAGATCAAATCTACCATTACATGACCGCCGACCATACTACAGTCCGCTCAGCTGCAGTGTGGAGGCACTTCTCAGAGCtgctcatcttaaaggtggatgaGAAAAACATGGAGGATGTCCAAGTTCTGCATAAGATGGTGGACGATGCCGCCACAAAGTTTGTACAGCAACTGCTCCTCTGGCTCAAGATGGAACCGGTGACGAGGGGGAACCGCGCCGACGAAATTTACGGTTGCCTGAACGACATCGACACGCTCATTACTGGCACCGTGATCCCACAAAAAATTCCAGCGGCGTGTCTGCAGGACAGGCACGGACCTCGGCCAGAGACGCCACCTGCGAATGAGGAATCGAGCGACGAGCTCAGTTTTTCGCTGCGTCGCGCTTGGGCTTCATCACACCGGCCATCGAGCGCGGCGGTGGAGAGGCCGCAACGTGGGaaggagtttgtttttttggatgaaATATGGAGCTAG
- the LOC133485721 gene encoding serine/arginine-rich splicing factor 1-like, with product MAKVAEIVGDKVGDMVEGILKKALGAKDTDKDKDKGGFGSFFRGDKKKDDDDDDNKGSFFSKIFDRDDDDDKKAKASGFDGLFSELDSPGGGAGGGAGGTGGGAGGAGGGAGGAGDLFGDLLEVAEEVSEGK from the exons ATGGCTAAAGTGGCTGAGATAGTTGGAGACAAAGTGG GGGACATGGTGGAGGGCATACTGAAGAAAGCTCTAGGTGCCAAAGACACGGACAAAGACAAGGACAAAGGAGGCTTTGGCTCCTTTTTCCGAGGAGACAAGAAgaaagacgacgacgacgacgacaacaaggGAAGCTTCTTCTCCAAAATCTTTGAcagagacgacgacgacgacaagaaGGCCAAGGCGTCGGGTTTCGACGGATTGTTCAGCGAGCTAGACAGCCCGGGGGgaggggcaggaggcggagcgGGCGGCACGGGAGGCGGAGCCGGCGGCGCGGGAGGGGGAGCCGGCGGCGCGGGAG ATTTGTTTGGCGATTTGCTGGAAGTTGCAGAAGAAGTATCCGAAGGAAAGTAG